Below is a window of Streptomyces genisteinicus DNA.
GCGGAACGAATTCCGTGGGGGCAGGCGAAGTCACGGTGCACAGATTAGGTCCTCGCACCGACAACGGTCGAAACGGCGCAGAAGCGACCGTGCGGCTACGCTCCGTCCGCCTCGCGCCGCCCGGCCACCAGACCGGCGTACGCCCGCACCAGCTGGGACCGGGAATCGTCCAGGTAGTCGGCGAGCAGCCGTTCGGCGGTGGTGCGCTCCCCGGCGCGGAGGGCGTCCAGGATCGCGCGGTTGCGGACGAGGTAGGGCTGGTGGAGCCCGCGGGGGTCGTCGACGACGTGGAAGGCGAGGCGGAGCTCGGCGAGGACGCTGCGCATCAGTTCGTCGGTGCGGGCGCTTCCGGCCAGGGCGACGAGTTCGCGGTGGAAGTGGATGTTCGCCGTGGAGACGCCCTTCCAGTCGCTGTCGCGCGCCGAGCGCTCGCCGTCGCCGACGGCTTCCTCGAGGCCGGTGAGCCGGTAGGGCGGTTCGCCCAGCCCTTGGACGACGGCGCACTCGACGAGCTGCCGGGTGCGGTAGATGTCCTCGACGTCCTGGACGGCGAGCTTGCGCACGAAGACGCCGCGGTTGAGCTCGTGGACGAGCAGGCGTTCGTGGGTGAGCAGGCGGAAGGCCTCGCGGAGGGTGTTGCGGGAGATGCCGAGCGCCTTGCCGATGCCGTCCTCGGAGAGGCGGTCGCCCGGGGGGAAGTAGCCGTCGGCGATGCGGGACCGCAGGATGTCGGCGACCCGTTCGGCGGTGCTCGTGCGCCCCAGCAGGCCGCGGTCGTCGGCCAGTCCGCCGGTGCCGTCGCCGTCCTCACCGTGCACGGGCTTCGTCGTCCCCACGCCATCCCTCTCTCCCGGCCGGTCTCCCGGCCGGCGCTCTCGTCGGAGCGCACCGGCGCACCCGGCGCCAATCGTATAAGCCCGAACGACCCCACACGCCCCTTGTCGGATCGTTGAACAATCCCCTACGTTGTCGTCACCGCCCGGATACACAGACGAACTCTCCGCGCCCCTCCCCCCTCCGCGAGGTGATGATGAGCACGACCCAGGCACCCCAGGTCCACGGTCGACAGCCGGACGACACCGGCGCGTTCGGATGGCTCCGCGCCCTCGGCCCGCGCGGTCGCCGCGCCTTCGGCGGCGCGTTCGGCGGGTACGCACTCGACTCCTACGACTACTTCACCCTGCCGCTGAGCATGGTGGCGATCTCGGCGTACTTCAGCCTCGACAACGGGCAGACCGGGCTTCTCACCACGGTGACGCTGGTCGTCTCGGCGATAGGCGGGGTACTGGCGGGGATACTCGCCGACCGCATGGGCCGGGTGAAGGCCCTGATGATCACGGTGATCACCTACGCCGTGTTCACCGTGCTCTGCGGCTTCGCGCCCAACTACGAGACGCTGCTGGTCTTCCGCGCCCTCCAGGGCCTGGGCTTCGGCGGCGAATGGGCGGTGGGCGCCATCCTCGTCGCGGAGTACGCCTCGGCCAAACACCGCGGGCGCACGCTCGGCGCGGTACAGAGCGCGTGGGCCGCCGGCTGGGCACTCGCCGTCCTCGTCTACACCCTGGTGTTCCACTTCCTCGACCCGGACACGGCCTGGCGGGTCATGTTCTGGACGGGCGCCCTGCCCGCCCTGCTCATCGTCTACATCCGTCGCAACGTCAGCGACGCCCCCCACGCCGAGGAACTGCGCCGCACCAGCAGCGAACGCGGGTCGTTCACCGCCGTCTTCCGCAAGGACCTGCTGCGCGTCACGCTCTTCGCCACACTGCTGTCGACCGGTGTCCAGGGCGGCTACTACACACTGGCGACCTGGGTGCCGACGTACCTCAAGACCGAGCGCGGGCTCACCGTCGTCGGCACGGGGAGCTATCTCGCGTTCCTGATATCCGGGGCCTTCGTCGGCTACCTCACCGGCGGCTACCTCACCGACCGCATCGGCAGGAAGAACAACATCGCGCTGTTCGCCGCCCTGTCCGCGGCGGGCATCCTCGCCTACACCAACATCCCCTCCGGGGCGAACGGTCTGCTGCTCGTCCTCGGGTTCCCGCTCGGGTTCTGCATGTCGGCCATCTTCAGCGGCTTCGGCTCCTACCTGAGCGAGCTGTACCCGGCCGCGGTGCGCGGCACCGGCCAGGGCTTCACGTACAACAGCGGCCGGGCGGTCGGCGCCTTCCTGCCCACCCTCGTCGGGTTCCTCTCCGACAGCTGGGGCGTCGGCGGCGCCCTCGTCCTCGGCGCCGCGGGGTACGCCCTCGCCGCCCTGGCGCTCACCGGACTGCCGGAGACCCGCGGCAAGGAGCTGACATGAGCGCCCCGGCGACGCACGCCGCCGCGCACGGTTCCTCCGGCGCGAGGGCCCGCCGGGACGACGACCCGTCCCGCTGGTCGGCGGCCGGGGCCCCGCTGCGGCACGTGGGACAGGGCCGGGGCCTGCCCGTGTACGTCACGGACCGGCCGTGCCGGCCCGCCGGGAGACTGCGGGGACCGATGGCCGTCTCCATGCGGCCCGTTCCCGCCGGGCTGCTCTCCGCCACGGTCACCCGCAGTGCCATGATGCCCTCGGTGCACGGTGACCCGGTGCACATCGGGGACCCGGCGGCGCTCGGCACACGGGACCCGGAACGCCCCGACGTCGGCGACCCGGTGGACGCGGCGCCGGGTGGCGTCCCGTACCTCCGGGGCGTGCGGAGTGACCCCGCACACCGCCCTCACGGCGTCACGGCCGCCGTTCGCCCTCACCCACGCGCCCGGCCGCATGGCCGTCACGGACACCCGTGACGAGCACGACCGCGTGGCCCGACCGACAGGAGGATCACATGAACCGGGCGTCCATCGACCTCAACGCCGACCTCGGCGAGGGTTTCGGCCGCTGGCAGCTGACCGACGACGAACAGCTGCTCTCCGTCGTCACCAGCGCCAACGTGGCCTGCGGGTTCCACGCCGGCGACGCGGTCACCATGCGCAAGGTCTGCGAGCTGGCCGCTGCCCGCGAGGTGCGCATCGGTGCCCAGGTGTCGTACCGCGACCTCGCGGGCTTCGGCCGGCGCTCGATGGACGTGCCGCCCGACGAGCTGGCCGCTGAGGTCGCCTACCAGATAGGGGCGTTGGAGGTCTTCGCCCGCGCGGCGGGCTCGCGCGTGGCCTATGTGAAGCCGCACGGCGCCCTCTACAACCGGGTGGTCCACGACGAGGCGCAGGCGGCGGCGGTCGTCGAGGGGATACGGCTGACGGGCGAGCGGCTGCCCGTGCTCGGGCTGCCCGGCTCCGCCCTGCACGCCGTGGCGGAGAAGGAGCGGCTGCCGGTCGTCGCGGAGGCCTTCGCCGACCGCGCGTACACGGCCGAGGGCACTCTGGTGCCCCGTGGTGAGGAGGACGCTGTGCTCAGCGACCCTGCGGCCGTCGTCGAACGCTCGGTGAGCGTCGCCCGCTTCGGCGTGGTGA
It encodes the following:
- a CDS encoding MFS transporter is translated as MSTTQAPQVHGRQPDDTGAFGWLRALGPRGRRAFGGAFGGYALDSYDYFTLPLSMVAISAYFSLDNGQTGLLTTVTLVVSAIGGVLAGILADRMGRVKALMITVITYAVFTVLCGFAPNYETLLVFRALQGLGFGGEWAVGAILVAEYASAKHRGRTLGAVQSAWAAGWALAVLVYTLVFHFLDPDTAWRVMFWTGALPALLIVYIRRNVSDAPHAEELRRTSSERGSFTAVFRKDLLRVTLFATLLSTGVQGGYYTLATWVPTYLKTERGLTVVGTGSYLAFLISGAFVGYLTGGYLTDRIGRKNNIALFAALSAAGILAYTNIPSGANGLLLVLGFPLGFCMSAIFSGFGSYLSELYPAAVRGTGQGFTYNSGRAVGAFLPTLVGFLSDSWGVGGALVLGAAGYALAALALTGLPETRGKELT
- a CDS encoding LamB/YcsF family protein, with protein sequence MNRASIDLNADLGEGFGRWQLTDDEQLLSVVTSANVACGFHAGDAVTMRKVCELAAAREVRIGAQVSYRDLAGFGRRSMDVPPDELAAEVAYQIGALEVFARAAGSRVAYVKPHGALYNRVVHDEAQAAAVVEGIRLTGERLPVLGLPGSALHAVAEKERLPVVAEAFADRAYTAEGTLVPRGEEDAVLSDPAAVVERSVSVARFGVVTSRCGRSVGVRARSLCLHGDTPGAVELAREVRGRLEHAGVRVEAFV
- a CDS encoding GntR family transcriptional regulator — its product is MGTTKPVHGEDGDGTGGLADDRGLLGRTSTAERVADILRSRIADGYFPPGDRLSEDGIGKALGISRNTLREAFRLLTHERLLVHELNRGVFVRKLAVQDVEDIYRTRQLVECAVVQGLGEPPYRLTGLEEAVGDGERSARDSDWKGVSTANIHFHRELVALAGSARTDELMRSVLAELRLAFHVVDDPRGLHQPYLVRNRAILDALRAGERTTAERLLADYLDDSRSQLVRAYAGLVAGRREADGA